A single window of Acidimicrobiales bacterium DNA harbors:
- the neuA gene encoding CMP-N,N'-diacetyllegionaminic acid synthase, which yields MKAVALVPARSGSLRVPHKNIRRLEGHPLMAYTIRAAVESGCFDAVVVSTDDERYADCARHYGAEVPFLRPAELATATSPDIEWVSHALETLRRQGRSFDLFSILRPTSPFRGPDTIRRAFDEFRSRPGIHSMRAVQPCSEHPGKMWRVMGGLLVPILPVQEGPVPFHSRQTQTLPEVWVQNASLELARVDCVREMGSISGELIAPFFTRGHEGLDVNTEYDWHRAEWLLARGEARLPEVSVEPWDGGAGSADG from the coding sequence ATGAAGGCTGTCGCGCTGGTGCCCGCACGTTCCGGGTCGCTGAGGGTGCCTCACAAGAACATCCGCAGACTGGAAGGCCACCCCCTCATGGCATACACCATCAGGGCCGCCGTCGAGAGCGGTTGCTTCGACGCCGTCGTGGTGTCGACAGACGACGAGCGTTATGCCGACTGCGCGCGGCACTACGGAGCAGAGGTCCCTTTCCTCCGCCCGGCGGAGCTCGCGACGGCGACTTCGCCCGACATCGAGTGGGTGAGCCATGCACTCGAGACGCTGAGGCGGCAAGGGCGGTCCTTCGACCTGTTCTCGATCCTCCGTCCGACGAGCCCGTTCAGGGGACCCGACACGATAAGGCGTGCGTTCGACGAGTTCCGCTCGCGGCCGGGCATCCACTCCATGAGAGCGGTCCAACCGTGCAGCGAGCACCCGGGGAAGATGTGGAGGGTGATGGGCGGACTCCTCGTCCCGATCCTCCCCGTCCAGGAGGGACCGGTCCCCTTCCACAGCCGTCAGACGCAGACGCTCCCGGAGGTGTGGGTGCAGAACGCTTCCCTAGAGCTGGCCAGGGTCGACTGTGTCCGAGAGATGGGGAGCATCTCTGGTGAGCTGATAGCGCCGTTCTTCACCCGCGGTCACGAGGGTCTGGACGTCAACACCGAGTACGACTGGCATCGGGCGGAGTGGCTCCTGGCCCGCGGAGAGGCCCGTCTGCCCGAGGTTTCCGTCGAACCCTGGGACGGAGGTGCGGGGTCCGCAGATGGGTGA